A stretch of the Panicum virgatum strain AP13 chromosome 9N, P.virgatum_v5, whole genome shotgun sequence genome encodes the following:
- the LOC120688413 gene encoding heat shock 70 kDa protein, mitochondrial-like, translated as MAASLLLRAARRRELASPLGSLGASLQSTCAANVCSKWGNFVRPFSAKAAGNEVIGIDLGTTNSCVAVMEGKNPKVIENAEGARTTPSVVAFTQKGERLVGTPAKRQAVTNPQNTFFGTKRLIGRRFDDPQTQKEMKMVPYKIVKAPNGDAWVETTDGKQYSPSQVGAFVLTKMKETAESYLGKSVSKAVITVPAYFNDAQRQATKDAGRIAGLDVERIINEPTAAALSYGMNNKEGLIAVFDLGGGTFDISILEISNGVFEVKATNGDTFLGGEDFDNTLLEFLVSDFKKTEGIDLSKDRLALQRLREAAEKAKVELSSTSQTEINLPFITADASGAKHLNITLTRSKFEALVHNLIERTRDPCKNCLKDAGISTKEVDEVLLVGGMTRVPKVQEVVSEIFGKSPSKGVNPDEAVAMGAAIQGGILRGDVKELLLLDVTPLSLGIETLGGIFTRLINRNTTIPTKKSQVFSTAADNQTQVGIRVLQGEREMAADNKLLGEFDLVGIPPAPRGLPQIEVTFDIDANGIVTVSAKDKATGKEQNITIRSSGGLSEADIQKMVQEAELHAQKDQERKALIDIRNNADTTIYSIEKSLGEYRDKIPAEVASEIEAAIADLRQEMASDDIEKIKAKLEAANKAVSKIGQHMSGGGSGGSQSGSGPQSGGDQAPEAEYEEVKK; from the exons ATGGCGGCGTCGctgctcctccgcgccgcgAGGCGGCGGGAGCTCGCGTCCCCTCTCGGATCT CTGGGCGCCAGCTTACAGTCGACATGTGCTGCCAATGTGTGCTCAAAATGGGGTAATTTTGTGAGACCTTTCAG TGCAAAAGCAGCTGGAAATGAGGTTATTGGAATTGATCTGGGAACAACTAACTCATGTGTTGCTGTTATGGAGGGAAAG AACCCAAAAGTTATTGAGAATGCTGAAGGTGCGCGAACAACACCATCTGTTGTTGCTTTTACTCAGAAAGGTGAAAGGCTTGTTGGAACTCCGGCCAAGCGCCAGGCAGTAACCAACCCCCAGAATACTTTCTTTGGGACAAAGCGGTTGATTGGGCGCCGCTTTGATGATCCACAGACACAGAAAGAGATGAAGATGGTGCCATACAAAATTGTGAAGGCTCCAAATGGTGATGCTTGGGTTGAAACAACAGATGGCAAGCAGTACTCGCCAAGTCAGGTCGGTGCATTTGTGCTGACCAAGATGAAGGAGACAGCTGAATCTTACCTTGGAAAATCTGTCTCGAAGGCAGTGATTACTGTTCCTGCTTATTTCAATGATGCTCAGCGTCAGGCCACAAAGGATGCTGGACGCATTGCTGGCCTTGATGTTGAGAGGATCATCAACGAACCCACAGCTGCTGCTCTGTCATATGGAATGAACAACAAGGAGGGTTTGATAGCAGTCTTTGATCTTGGAGGAGGAACTTTTGATATCTCTATTCTTGAAATCTCAAATGGAGTTTTTGAG GTCAAAGCAACAAATGGCGATACCTTCTTGGGTGGTGAAGATTTTGATAACACACTGTTGGAATTCTTGGTGAGTGATTTCAAGAAAACTGAGGGCATTGATCTGTCCAAGGACAGGTTGGCCCTGCAGAGACTTCGTGAAGCTGCTGAGAAGGCAAAGGTCGAACTTTCATCGACTTCTCAGACTGAAATCAATCTACCATTCATAACAGCTGATGCTTCTGGAGCAAAGCATCTGAACATCACATTGACAAGGTCAAAGTTTGAAGCTCTTGTGCACAACCTGATTGAGAGGACTAGGGATCCATGCAAGAACTGCTTGAAGGATGCTGGAATATCCACTAAGGAGGTGGATGAAGTTCTGCTTGTTGGTGGAATGACCAGGGTTCCAAAGGTACAGGAGGTGgtctctgaaatttttggaaaGAGCCCAAGCAAAGGAGTCAACCCAGACGAGGCTGTGGCCATGGGTGCTGCCATTCAGGGTGGTATTCTCCGTGGAGATGTTAAGGAGCTTCTTCTCCTTGATGTTACTCCCCTGTCACTTGGTATTGAGACACTCGGTGGTATCTTCACCAGATTGATCAACAGGAACACTACAATTCCCACAAAGAAAAGCCAG GTGTTCTCAACTGCTGCGGATAATCAGACCCAAGTTGGTATCCGTGTGCTGCAAGGTGAGCGTGAGATGGCTGCAGACAACAAACTTCTTGGTGAATTTGACCTTGTGGGCATTCCTCCAGCCCCAAGAGGTCTGCCTCAGATTGAGGTCACATTTGACATCGATGCCAATGGAATCGTGACCGTCTCTGCCAAAGATAAGGCCACTGGGAAGGAGCAGAATATCACCATCCGGTCCTCTGGTGGGCTGTCTGAGGCTGACATCCAGAAGATGGTCCAAGAAGCTGAGCTGCATGCCCAGAAGGATCAGGAGCGGAAAGCCCTCATCGACATCAGGAACAATGCAGACACCACTATCTACAGCATCGAGAAGAGTCTAGGAGAGTACAGGGACAAGATCCCAGCTGAGGTTGCATCCGAGATCGAGGCAGCCATCGCTGACCTCCGCCAGGAGATGGCCTCAGATGACATCGAGAAGATCAAGGCCAAGCTTGAGGCAGCCAACAAGGCTGTCTCAAAGATTGGGCAGCACATGTCTGGTGGTGGCTCAGGCGGTTCGCAGTCAGGATCTGGACCTCAGAGCGGCGGCGATCAGGCTCCAGAGGCCGAGTATGAGGAGGTCAAGAAGTGA